A genomic window from Flavobacterium johnsoniae includes:
- a CDS encoding TonB-dependent receptor domain-containing protein, whose translation MKKTNLLIFLLLPLFCLSQTSFKLSGKIADEKAPIAWTDVIVLNQEGKIINGITTKEDGSFELILDKGFCKIKISPIGYSEFEKDMTIEKDANLGLIIFKEKVTNLGEVVIQTKKNTIEQKTDRLVYNLENNVTNTGGDALSAINTAPGVAVQNNAINILGKGVSRVMIDGRMIELTGEELNNFLKSISASDIKNIEIISNPSSKYEAEGTGGLINVVMKKGARNSWKNSTTASYDQNKYGIYALRNNFFYNKDKFRFSASINGKGGYRSIKESLDMYFTEGPSKMKAGTKLNEENLSGKIALDYDLSEKTTIGFQILKDKSNPDFDTDIRINNYNSQNQLNNYIINESFLDRKSGNETYNVHLITKLDSLNRKLSFDADYFNYNSQFDRDFVANNYDADGNFVDVNQSGRNLSNQDIDNLSFKVDMEHPFKALNLSYGAKMSFTKSNSNVVFYNTITGTPVLDSNQTNQFRYTENNQAVYISGDKKINEKWNFQLGFRLENTQTKGFSETLNQETVNNYFKLFPTFYTSYQRNENNSFSFNYGKRIRRPGFSMLNPFRVYISSNSYSEGNPFLKPSFNDNFEFTHSYKKTLRTSIFLNSIKDGYGVIFTSNPETMTQIITRENYFKGLNYGIGETYSVSIANWWESENSLYLLGSDIKFIKDINATPVNGLQLDFSTNNTFSLGKNSKLQIDFNYTSPYKSGLYDTGYTSSLNIGFKQDLLNKAMQISFLLNDVFYTSYLKNDVSIVNGVKQVYSQKESNRFVRLTVVYNFGNNKINVKERAFGNQDEKKRTGN comes from the coding sequence ATGAAAAAAACGAACCTGCTTATTTTTTTATTATTGCCTCTTTTTTGTTTGTCACAAACGTCATTTAAATTAAGTGGAAAAATTGCCGACGAAAAAGCACCGATAGCATGGACAGATGTCATAGTCTTAAATCAAGAAGGAAAAATCATAAACGGAATTACAACAAAAGAAGACGGTAGTTTTGAATTAATTCTTGACAAAGGATTTTGTAAAATAAAAATAAGTCCGATTGGATATTCGGAATTTGAAAAAGATATGACAATTGAAAAAGACGCCAATCTAGGCTTGATTATTTTTAAAGAAAAAGTGACAAATCTGGGCGAAGTTGTCATTCAAACTAAAAAAAATACCATCGAACAAAAAACAGATCGTTTGGTTTATAATCTTGAAAATAACGTAACAAATACTGGAGGCGATGCTTTGAGTGCTATAAATACAGCGCCAGGTGTTGCAGTACAAAACAATGCAATTAATATTCTTGGAAAAGGAGTTTCGAGAGTTATGATTGATGGAAGAATGATAGAATTAACGGGTGAAGAACTGAATAATTTCCTGAAATCTATTTCGGCTAGCGATATTAAAAATATAGAAATTATTAGTAATCCTTCGTCAAAATACGAAGCCGAAGGAACTGGCGGACTTATTAATGTTGTGATGAAAAAAGGAGCTCGAAATTCTTGGAAAAACTCAACGACAGCTTCATACGATCAAAATAAATATGGAATTTATGCTTTGAGAAATAACTTTTTTTATAATAAAGATAAGTTTCGATTTTCGGCAAGTATTAATGGAAAAGGAGGTTACAGAAGTATTAAAGAATCACTGGATATGTATTTTACTGAAGGACCTTCGAAGATGAAAGCGGGAACAAAATTAAATGAAGAAAATTTATCTGGTAAAATTGCTTTAGATTATGATCTTTCTGAAAAAACGACGATTGGTTTTCAGATTTTAAAAGATAAAAGCAATCCAGATTTTGACACAGATATTAGAATTAATAACTACAATTCTCAAAATCAATTGAATAATTATATAATTAATGAAAGTTTTTTGGATAGAAAATCTGGTAATGAAACTTATAACGTTCATTTAATTACAAAACTCGATTCTCTAAACCGTAAATTATCATTTGATGCAGATTATTTTAATTACAACTCACAATTTGATAGAGATTTTGTTGCCAATAATTATGATGCAGATGGAAATTTTGTAGACGTAAATCAGTCAGGGAGAAATCTTTCGAATCAAGATATTGATAATTTGAGTTTTAAGGTAGATATGGAACATCCGTTTAAGGCTTTAAATCTATCTTATGGCGCAAAAATGAGCTTTACAAAAAGCAACAGTAATGTCGTTTTTTACAATACGATTACAGGAACTCCGGTTTTAGATTCTAATCAGACAAATCAATTTAGATATACAGAAAATAATCAGGCGGTTTATATTAGCGGAGATAAAAAAATCAATGAAAAATGGAATTTTCAATTAGGATTTCGATTAGAAAATACGCAAACAAAAGGATTTTCAGAAACCTTAAATCAAGAAACTGTAAATAATTATTTTAAATTGTTTCCGACTTTTTATACTTCTTATCAAAGAAATGAAAACAATAGTTTTAGTTTTAATTATGGAAAAAGAATTCGCAGACCTGGTTTTTCGATGCTGAATCCGTTTCGAGTTTACATCAGCAGTAATAGTTATTCTGAGGGAAATCCGTTTTTGAAACCTTCTTTTAACGATAATTTTGAATTTACGCATTCGTATAAAAAAACATTGAGAACGAGTATTTTTTTAAATTCGATTAAAGATGGTTATGGCGTGATATTTACTTCGAATCCAGAAACAATGACACAGATTATAACTAGAGAGAATTATTTTAAAGGTCTTAATTACGGAATTGGAGAAACTTATTCAGTTAGTATCGCAAATTGGTGGGAAAGTGAGAATTCGTTATATCTTTTAGGATCTGATATTAAATTTATAAAAGATATTAATGCAACGCCTGTAAATGGTCTTCAGCTTGATTTTTCAACAAATAACACTTTTTCATTAGGTAAAAATTCTAAACTGCAAATTGATTTTAATTATACATCGCCATACAAAAGCGGATTGTATGATACAGGTTACACATCGAGTTTGAACATTGGTTTTAAACAAGATTTATTGAATAAAGCAATGCAGATTTCTTTTTTACTGAATGATGTTTTCTATACTTCTTATTTAAAAAATGACGTTTCGATTGTAAATGGTGTAAAACAAGTTTACAGTCAAAAAGAAAGTAACCGATTTGTTCGTTTAACTGTTGTTTACAATTTTGGAAATAATAAAATCAATGTAAAAGAACGTGCTTTTGGAAATCAAGACGAGAAGAAAAGAACGGGGAATTAG
- a CDS encoding ZIP family metal transporter, whose translation MNYLLPLFSVLLGYGVALFIKPKNKTNLKLLLAFSGSFLLSLTVMHLLPEVYESHNHNIGIFIMIGILFQIVLEFFSKGAEHGHVHGHAKMSQIPWLLFISLCIHAFLEGFPVSHHQGLAIGIAIHHLPIAVILTTFFINADLNKKAIFAFMLTFAIMTPLGTVASEFLPILNDYYTEITAIVIGILFHISSTIIFESSEGHKFNVAKVSMIVLGILLAFFL comes from the coding sequence ATGAACTATTTACTACCCTTATTTTCTGTACTTTTAGGATATGGCGTGGCTTTGTTTATTAAACCAAAAAACAAAACCAATTTAAAATTACTGCTGGCATTTAGCGGTTCTTTTTTATTGTCTTTAACTGTAATGCATCTTCTTCCTGAGGTTTACGAATCTCATAATCATAATATTGGAATCTTTATTATGATCGGAATTTTATTTCAGATTGTGCTCGAATTTTTCTCAAAAGGCGCCGAACACGGACACGTTCACGGTCATGCAAAAATGTCGCAAATTCCGTGGCTTTTGTTTATCAGTTTATGTATTCATGCTTTTTTAGAAGGATTTCCGGTAAGCCATCATCAAGGTCTTGCAATCGGAATTGCCATTCATCATTTACCGATTGCCGTAATTTTAACGACATTTTTCATCAATGCCGATTTAAATAAAAAAGCCATTTTTGCCTTCATGTTAACTTTCGCAATTATGACTCCGTTAGGAACTGTTGCTTCTGAATTTCTACCTATTTTAAACGATTATTACACCGAAATAACAGCAATCGTAATTGGTATTTTATTCCACATTTCATCAACTATAATTTTTGAAAGCAGTGAAGGACACAAATTCAATGTTGCTAAAGTTTCTATGATAGTTCTCGGAATTTTATTGGCGTTCTTTTTATAA
- a CDS encoding helix-turn-helix domain-containing protein: MAKISVFVSLLLAIFLLTVKTKNKLANSLFALYLIFFAIDNSGIFIDDNFIKNHFNLEFFRWTICALILPAFYLYVLSVCFADFRLKAKHLWHLIPFIITNAVFLFRLYLLNDGAKMLFYNHRDQSPEMSFLFLVLGLQTILYSIGVFLILKKYRTIYQENYTNPRTSIFKWLFQIAIVLFVLYYLSILKNLVRYANLDFLWIWSNTILQFLVLTVTCWFVLKALNYPELFRGIDSKLLLTKDILSKENENLAEKKENQNDAITNQILMLKQYMIEKEPFLDPSLTIQQLSSQIDIPVRELSILINHHMNQHFFDFVNEHRIQKAMKILKDKSKNQLTVLEILYEVGFNSKSSFNTSFKKYTNLTPTAYRNAS; the protein is encoded by the coding sequence ATGGCCAAAATATCAGTTTTTGTTTCTTTATTGTTAGCAATTTTTTTGCTAACAGTAAAAACAAAAAATAAATTAGCAAACAGCCTATTTGCTTTGTATTTGATATTTTTTGCGATTGATAACAGCGGTATTTTCATCGATGACAACTTCATTAAAAACCATTTTAATTTAGAGTTTTTCAGATGGACTATTTGCGCTCTCATTCTGCCTGCTTTCTATTTATATGTGCTGTCAGTTTGTTTTGCAGATTTTAGATTAAAAGCGAAACATTTATGGCATCTAATTCCATTTATAATTACAAATGCGGTTTTTTTATTCAGGCTATATCTTTTAAATGATGGAGCAAAAATGCTTTTTTATAACCATCGCGATCAATCGCCAGAAATGTCTTTTTTGTTTCTTGTTTTAGGTCTTCAAACTATATTATATAGTATAGGAGTGTTTTTGATTCTTAAAAAGTATCGAACAATCTATCAGGAAAACTATACTAATCCTAGAACTTCTATTTTTAAGTGGCTGTTTCAAATTGCAATTGTACTTTTTGTTTTGTATTATTTATCGATACTTAAAAATCTTGTGAGATATGCCAACCTTGATTTTTTATGGATTTGGTCTAATACAATCTTGCAATTTCTTGTTCTAACAGTAACTTGTTGGTTTGTTTTAAAGGCTTTAAACTATCCAGAACTTTTTAGAGGAATCGATTCTAAATTGCTATTAACGAAAGATATTCTTTCTAAAGAAAATGAAAATCTTGCTGAAAAAAAAGAAAATCAAAACGATGCGATTACGAATCAAATTTTGATGTTGAAACAATATATGATCGAAAAAGAACCTTTTCTAGATCCGTCGCTTACAATTCAGCAACTTTCTAGTCAGATTGATATTCCGGTTCGAGAATTATCGATTTTGATTAATCATCATATGAACCAGCATTTTTTTGATTTTGTAAACGAACATCGAATTCAAAAAGCGATGAAGATCTTAAAAGATAAATCAAAAAATCAGCTTACGGTTTTAGAAATTTTGTATGAAGTTGGTTTTAATTCAAAATCTTCTTTTAATACTTCTTTCAAAAAATATACAAATTTAACGCCAACAGCTTACAGAAACGCTTCATAA
- a CDS encoding class I SAM-dependent methyltransferase has translation MSEKHNESNLNPEGHDQNWYSSWFDTPYYHILYKDRNYREAQIFMDNLTHYLNLPEKAKVLDLACGKGRHSIYLNQLGYNVLGADLSENSIEEASKNSNETLHFKVHDMREPFEEKFDAIFNLFTSFGYFENDDDNLTTLKAIKESLSEYGFAVIDFMNVANVIENLVPEEVKTVEDIDFHIKRYVEDGHIFKEIDFEDQGRKYHFTEKVKALTLKDFQDLMDEAGIYLLDIFGDYKLKKFHKTESERLIMIFK, from the coding sequence ATGTCTGAAAAGCATAACGAATCAAACCTAAATCCGGAAGGCCACGATCAAAACTGGTATTCTTCGTGGTTTGACACCCCATATTATCACATTCTTTATAAGGATCGAAATTACCGTGAAGCTCAAATTTTCATGGACAATTTAACGCACTATCTTAATTTGCCTGAAAAAGCAAAAGTATTGGATTTAGCTTGCGGAAAAGGTCGTCATTCTATTTATTTAAATCAATTAGGATATAATGTCTTAGGTGCAGATTTATCTGAAAACAGTATCGAAGAAGCCAGTAAAAACAGCAACGAAACACTTCACTTTAAAGTGCACGACATGCGCGAACCTTTTGAAGAAAAATTTGATGCTATTTTCAATCTTTTTACCAGTTTTGGTTATTTCGAAAATGATGATGATAACCTGACAACTTTAAAAGCAATTAAAGAAAGTTTATCAGAATACGGATTCGCTGTAATTGATTTCATGAACGTAGCAAATGTGATTGAAAATCTTGTGCCAGAAGAAGTGAAAACGGTTGAAGACATTGATTTTCATATTAAAAGATATGTTGAAGATGGACATATTTTTAAAGAAATTGATTTTGAAGATCAAGGCAGAAAATATCATTTTACAGAAAAAGTAAAAGCACTAACTTTGAAAGACTTTCAGGATTTGATGGACGAAGCTGGAATTTATCTTCTAGATATTTTCGGAGATTACAAGCTTAAAAAATTCCACAAAACCGAAAGCGAAAGATTAATCATGATTTTTAAGTAA